DNA sequence from the Aphelocoma coerulescens isolate FSJ_1873_10779 chromosome 27, UR_Acoe_1.0, whole genome shotgun sequence genome:
TGGCTCTGGGGACTCCGTCTTCAGCAGCACCTTCCCCCTGGAGCCTGAGGAGCCCGAAGCTGACCAGCACCAGCACTTTACCTACCGGCACACCAGCTACTCCTCAGCCACCTGTGCGTAGGCACCAAGGGAGAAACGGCcgggtgggcagcaggggaccTGGGGTGGGAGGTGGGTGGGGGGTCCGtcaccttctcccagccccacagccctttCCCAGGTGCCCAGCCAGGGAAGGGACTTGCTTCGGTTCATGCCAGCGCTCCTCCGCAGCCGACTGTGAGACGGATGGGTACCTGAGCTCCTCCGGCTTCCTGGACTCCCCGGACCTGGCCCCTCGCAGCTTTGTGGCAGTGGACCCCACCAGCCCACGGCCCACCCGGCCTGTGCGCTGCTTCCCCACGGTGAGCAGGGccccgcgggcgggcgggcggggggtcAGGGCAGCTGCGGCACCGGCTCACCCCGtcccctccctgcagagcaTCGCCGTGCAGCTGCCCACGGAGCGCCTGCCCCCCGCCAGCGGCTTCTCCTCCTCAGTGGACAGGTGAGGCTGGGGGGTCGGGCGGGGGCTGGACAGGGTGCGTGGTTCTTGGGAATGGCCATGCTGATGCTCCGGAGCTGGGGCTTCCTGCAGCTACACCTCAGATGTGGCATCGGGCATGAGTGATGGCTGTGAGGGGCTCTCGGCCAGCGAGCAGAGCTCCAAGCTGCCACCCAAGCGAGCCTCGGGGAAGCTGCTGCGGCGCCGAGCCCGCTCCAGGCTGCGCATCACCAACGTGAGTGCCACAGATGCCAGGCGGGTGCCAGGCGGGTGCCAGGCGGGTTCTCCTGGgctgagccagccctgctgcccacagatcTCCGACAAGAGCGACCGAGTGGTGGAGTGCCAGCTGCAGACCTACAACAACAAGATGGTGACCTTCAAGTTCGACCTGGATGGAGACAACCCGGAGGAAATTGCAGCCGCCATGGTGAGAGCAGGGTGAGGGTGAAGGTGGGGTCTGCCTGGCCATGCTGGGTGCTGACCGGCCCCTCCACCCTCAGGTCCACAATGAGTTCATCCTCAAGTCGGAGCGGGACAGCTTCATCAGCCGCATCCGGGACATCATCCACCGCGTGGAGACCCTGCTTCGCAAGGATGGGCGCAGCAGCACCGAGCTGCCCAAGGGCCCCGAGGCTGAGAGTGCTGTGGGCAGCCCCGTGAGtgccagcctggccctgccagCGCTGGGGAAGCTGCTGATGCTGAGCATGGCTTGGGGTGCTGCCTGGCCCCAGGGAGTCcagggggagggggctggggtgCAGGGTCCTCCTGCGGTCACTTGCCCGCTCCTGTGACAAGGCAAGGTGCTCCCTAGCCCAGAAGAGTCTCCAGCTCCTGTCCCCACAGGTGGTGGGGCCCAGCGGGGGCttggcacagcctggctggggcctctgccccagtgctggGCTCAGCTCATCCTTCTCGCAGGTggacctgcagctgcaggggctctcacgctccatctcctcctcatcctcactcAGTGGTACGTCTGTGCCCCTGTGCAGGCCCTTCCTGTCTCCCCCAGGCCCCATGCAGGGCAGGTGATGGCCTCAGCCAAGCCCAGAGGGTCTCAAAGGACATGTCCTGCCCTGGCTGAGCCTGGCTGTCACCCCTATGCCACAGACCTGAGCTGCACCAGTCCCAGCCTCCCTGTCCAGTCCCCTGTCCTGCCGTTGCTGAGCCGCTCCCCATCGGAGACCAACCTGGCCAGTCCTGTGGAGCCGCTGGCAGCCCCGGCACCCCTGGGGTCCCCCACAGGTACCAGCGCTGGCAGGATGGGCATGTTCATTGCACTGGGGCTGCCAGCTGCTCGCTGGCTTGAGGCTCCGGTGTGCCTGGACATGGGGTGTGAGACGGCCCTTGGGGGCTGCTCCTGATGCTTCCATCTCTGCAGGCTCAGCCCAGACCTGGCCTCTCGTCTCGATGACTCCCGCCTGGCTCACATCATCACCAGCACTCCCACTGACCCCCCCGAGGACCCCAGGGGGGCctgttcccccagccctgccccaagccctcctgtccccacagcctcTCCCCACATCCCCTGTCCCCTATGAGCCCAGCagtcccctgagcccccctgTGACCAGCACACCCTTGTCCCCCACTGCCCCCCTCTTGTCCCTGGCCAATGTCTTCTCCCTGGCAGTGATGACCGTGGCCCACACTGTCTCCTCCATTGCCAGCTCAGGCGGGCACCTCTACCCACCAATGCTGCCACGGCCACAGAGTCTTGTCCTGGGTGCCCCACGCTTTGTCTACCCTGACCCCACCAGCAGAGACAAGCCAGTCCCACCTGGCAGTGGGACCCTGGAGCCAGCGGGATCTGATGTCCCCACTGCCGGGGGGCCCATATCCTCCCTTCCCTCAACACCAGCCCCAGTGCACCCCACAAGCAGCGAGCCCATGGGGAGTCCTCTGCAGTTGCTGAGCACATCCACATCTGGGAGTCCAGAGGGCAGCACGGTGAGTGTGGGTGTGcaagggctgcccagggctgctcgAGGTGGAGCTCAGTGTCAGGAGGGCTGAGTGGTTGCTGCAGATGCtgccctgggatgggatggagccTCATGGCTTGTGGAGCCACTGGGATGCAGGGAGGGCTGAGTGGGCGGCAAATCCCAGGACACAGAAGCagcagggggaggagaggaCAGGAGGACTGGGGTGGGGCTGCTGATGGTGCTCAGGTGCCCACAGGTGCTGCCCGGTTCCCCCAAGCCCAGCCACTCTCTGATCATCTCAGAGGCACCAGCCCCCAGCGTGCCCAAGGCCCAGCTCTCGCCCATCAATGAAGGTAAGGTGGGGCAGGGCCAAGGCTGTGCCGtgcagctgtgcctgtgccagggcaccgCAATGCCCCGGCCAGCCCATGTGCCCTGAACCCCAccagctgcccctgtccccagcagaaACCAAGCCCCAGGTCCTGGGCCGGTTCCAGGTGATGCCAGCCAAGGACCTGGCTGTGACCTCTCCGGTGCTGGGCAGCAGTGACGGGGAGCAGCACAGCACGGAGCCCGCAGCGAGTGGCTCCCCGCCACCCGTGGTCCCTGACACAGGCCACAGCTCAAGCAGTGACTTGGATGTGGTGCTGGAGGCAGCGGAGCAGGACCCCAAGGCTGAGGAGGTGTCAGCTGAGGGGGGCACGGTGCCTGTGGCACCAGTGGGGAGCGACCGGGAGGGCCCTGGGGAAGAGAGCACAGAAAATGCTCCGCAGGCCATGCTGAGCCAGGTGTGGCTGAGCTACTCTCGCAGTTTGTCCTATGTGAGCAGCGATGACACTGAGAGTGAGGACGAGGAGatctgggaggagctgcagaaccTGCGACAGAAGTGAGCAGGGGGGTGGGCTGCACCTGGGAGGTGACAGGTCTTCCCACCCAGCCCGCGTGGGAGTTCGCTGTCCCTTCCCCGAGGCCCCGCTGCCAGCCCCTGTCTTCTCCCCAGGCACCTGGCTGaggtgcagctgctgcagagcgccCAGAAGAAGGAGATCGAGGAGCTGTACCTGCGGATGGGGAAGCAGCCACCGCCGGGCATTGTCTCGCCTGCTGCGATGCTGTCCAGCCGCCAGCGCCGCCTCTCCAAGGGCAGCTTTAACCCCTCCCGTCGCAACAGCCTGCAGCGCCTGGAGCTGGCGCAGCCCGCAGgtgccggccccgctccccactccctgcaGGGCCCCCGGGCTGGGCGGGGGCCGCAGGACGGGGACCCCCGGGCTGGGTGTCGCACAGTGCCCTCACTCGGGGCCGCTGTCCCTGCAGGCATCATGCGCCGTAACTCGCTGAGCGGCAGCAGCACCGGCTCGCAGGAGCAGCGGCTGAACAAGGGGGTGACCTTCGCCGACGACCTCGGCCGCATGGTAAGGGACAGCGCCCATCCCGCGGCCTTCTCGGCTGATCCCGCGGCGCTCCCGGCTCACGGCTGCTTCTCTCCCCAGTAGCTGGCTGGCCAAGACTGATTCCATGAACTACCTCATCCAAGTGCCTGCTTCCCCAGGGCGGGCGGAGCCCCTGCACCTCCAGGagggcagtgccagccctggagAACCTGGACTCCCCGCTCCCCTTGGCTGTGGCCTGCAGCAGGGCAGCCGTGGGCTTCGCAGGAGCGGGAGTGCTGGCCTTTTGCAGGCCTGTCCCACAGGTGTCTGCCCACTGTCCCCCAGCCCTTTGCTGGAAGACAGGTGCCAGGTGTCTCCACCCCTCGTGGATGGAAGGAGCTGAGCCCGCCCTGAGGAACCCCGGcttgtcccagccctgccgccAGCTCAGCCTTGCACCAGaccctgcccaccctgcagaGTGGCTTGAGTGCCCTGTGGCCCTGTctgctgcagcaccaggagcagcaggatccGGGAGCACTTTGTTATGAACTGGTGTTCGGAAAGTGTTTTCATAAACATGGATTGAATACAAACtgcgtctgtgtgtgtctctgtcgGGCAGGACCCGTGGCTGCATGCCTCACTGCGTGATCATAGagagcaaaacagaaaatccCCACTCAGCAGCCCCTGAGCGGGGCAAGATCCTGAGCTGGGCTCAACCCAAGACATGCTTGACAACGGGCACTGACTCGGTCTCCAGTGAGAGGATTTATTGTGGGGAGTGGCGGGAGccgggtgtccctgtccctcccatgggcacggccccggcaCAGGCCCCAGGGCGGGGTGTGCCCGCGGAGGGGCCCTGCCTGCGGGGAGCCCCCGGGGCCTTCTCTGGCCGACGAAGAGCAGGGGGCAAGCCCGAACCCCTCAGGCGCGGCTGCCCCGTGCTAGAAGCCCATCCTGCCAGGCGAGGGCGGCAGCTCAGTcacgggccgggccgggccgggcgctcCCCGCTCAGCTTGCGGTGCCCTCGGCTCGGGCCCGGGCCCGCGCCCGCGCCGCCTCcgcctcctgctccagctcgtCCAGGAACCGCTCCTGCGACACCGAATAGAAGGTGTAACCGTCTGCGGGGGGAATTAAGGAAAAGCAGCGGGCGcggccccggagccccccgaccccaccctgccccggccccggaGGATACAGATGCCAAACGTCACCGCGCCGATGCCGAGCGCCAGTAGCACGTTGCGGCTGCGGAGCCGGCGCTGCAGGGCGCGCTGGCGCTGGGCGTGCTCCACCTGCGCCATGAGGCGGCGCTGCTCGGGGCTGAGCCCCGGCTCCCGGGCCGGGTCGATGCGCCGCGCGAACGGCGCCGTCTCCCCGGACTCCCCGGGCGCCGCCATCTTCCCCCGTGTTCTTCGTGCGCCGGCGTGACGCCACATCCGGCGGGGGCGCTGGCCAATCGGAGGGCCCGAGCGGCGCGCGCCGTCGAGTGGTTGGCTGAGGCCCAGCGCGTGCCGGTCGCGGCATCGGCGCCTGCTGATTGGCGGAGCGGGGTCACGTGACGGGAACGGCGCTGAGGCGCTGCAGCGGCGGGAGCCGCGTCCGgcctggagcggggccgggagcggggccgggagcggggccgggagcggggcctgCACCGGGGCCTGCACCGGGGCCTGCCCGAGCCCCCGCCCGAGCGCCCGCCCCTTCCCCGCCACCTGCCACCGAGgggctgtcccctcccagtgccgtCTTCAAGCGgccgggaggagctgcaggagctctgtCCCGGTCTGTCCCTGTGGGGCTGGTGAAATCATTGTCCTTACGGCTTCGGCCCTGACCGGCTAAATGGGGTCTCAGGTGCCATTGGAACCCCGGGGCCGTGACTCAGGCCCCATGTTCAGTGGGGTTGCTCCTGAAATTATCGAGGACACACTGATCCACTTGGCCACGGAGAACGAGCAGTACTTGAGTGAGCTGCCGGAGCAGGCTGGGTACTTCAAAGAGACACGGATCGTGGGTGAGGCTTAGctacagcagctcctggggcaggTGACAGCTGTACAGTGAGCTTCAGGAGACTGAAATGAGTGACTGCTGTGCTTTTTGTAGAATTTATATTCCTTCTGTCTGAAAAATGGCACTTGGACCAATCGACACGGTACCACGCAGTGGAGTTACTTGAAAGGTAATAAGAGTCCTGAACAGCATTTCCCATTCTCTGATATGGTTATAGTGCCCATGCCCTGTCCCAGTCTGTCCCCCTCACACAAACCACACATGACTAATGTGTGTGCTGAGGGCTTTGCCTCTTCATTCGTTTAATCCAAATGATAAATTCTGTGTACAGTCTTAAGCATCAGTGGAAttgcctttcttcctttttctcagcCGACAGAACCATTCTCTGAGCAATTGTGGGTTTTGCAGGTTCATGATCAAGCAGGTAGAGCAGATGTGTGATAACAGCAGGAACGCTAAAGGTCGTGACcaggggcagaggagcagctggagctctgtGAGGGAGCAGATAGCCAACACCTTTGTGCTGCGGCTCGTGTCGTGTGTTCAGCTCGCGAGCAAGCTCTCCCTGCACTACAGCGTAAGCCAGCTCAGCCTGCCCTTGCTTTAGCAGTGTGCTTAAACCTGCAGTGTATTAACATCTCTTAAAAATAGATTTCCCATTTGAAAGACAGTAGTGATAATGAAATGCCAAGGACATGACATTCCCTTTAGGGCAGGCGAATTGCTACTCATCCAGTAACAATTTGCTCTGTTCCCAGtgctgggggggaaaaagtgcAGGAAAATCTTGGCCTGTGGTTGTCAAAAATCTTGTGTCTACAGGGGTTCACACCTGCCTGGGGATGGTTTATTGAGTGGAGGAAACCTGTGGGGAAGGTCAGAGCTGGATTTCTCATGCCAGCTCAAAGGACAGGCGGgtgagctgcaggaggagagaggTGACAGGACACTTCACTCCTACCAAGTGCCTTATTGCCTGGAAGacattttgtgtctttttttttcagagagtgACCAGTGACACAGCTTTAAAATTTCTGCAATCCTTAAAATACTCCTACACTAAACAGGAGTTGCTGGAGTCGGAGCTTGCTGTTTTAAACACTCTGCACTTCCACATCAATGTGTCAACTCCGTTGGCCTACGTGGAATTGCTTCTGGAGGTTCTAGGTGAGAGTATCAGTCAGAGAGAACGGGAAGGAAGTTTTTTAGTAGGGTCATAGAGCTGCTGCCAATCTGAACCAAAATGTCTCGTATTACAGATTTTTTGCACATGGAACTGTTCAGATTGTCCGGGGCTTCACTTTTTAGATAAGAACTTTGTCCTTTGTAGAATGTGATGAATTTTGTTGGACAGCCAGTCATGACTCATTCAGTAAAAGATTAAGAGTTTAAAGGCTGTGAACCTCGTGCCAGGCCACATTTCCTACAATCACTCACCATTTTCTTGGCTCTGGTCTGACAGCCTGAATTTCAGAGTGAAATTATATTGAGGCTCAGGGATCCTGTGGCATTCAGAGACAGGGCAGTTGTCCTCAGaactctctgtctctccatAATGGTACCTGACACTCCTGATTGAATTTAGTGACCCAAAATGTGGGACTGATGGTGTGATCTCTGCCAGGATACAACGGCTGCTTGCTTCCTGCAAAACCCTTACACCAGCTGTGTGTACAGCTACTGGACTTCTGCTACCTGACCAGAGAGACCATCTATGACACTTTGCTGAAGATTGCCATCGAAAACTCCACACCAAGCAAACTGCAGATGTAAGGGTCTTACCTGACAATGACTTAAAATAACCCTTTGGAATTAAAACCCTTTAAAAAAGCTAATAAATAGTAGCATAACTCTCATTATGCCATTTTGGggtatgttaaaaaaaaaaaactaatttGGGGGACATTCATCATTGTTTATGAATACACCAGTTCAAAGCAACATGCTTCTCCACAGCTGCTTCATGGGCAAGGAAAGTGTTAAAAGTCCAGCCTTGCACTGTCAGTTCCAGCTACTGGTGTTGGGCTTTGGTTGGCCTGAATAAGCCAACATATCCTGGGCATTGgcaactgcagcagcagaactgtGAAGCAGCATTTTACACCTGAACAcacttttccttctgcagagccAAGTTTTTAACAGTGAAGGAAGATTTCATGCTCTTGGCTGTTGGAGTCATCAGTACAGGTGTGTTCATCCTGAGCCCTGACCACTGGGAGCAGGTACAGTCGCTGCTGAACACGTTGGCTCTACGGGGACACAATGCCAAGGTGGTTTATCTGTTTCAGCACAGCAAGGAAACGGGTGGGGCTGCACTGGGAGTGGCATGAGGGAGGGAACACCTCTGTCTTTTTAGCAGGAATCGTGTGGGCCTCTGTCAGAGCTGAGGGCATGGGGCAGTTCTGTGTGCAGCATGTGCTGGCACTGGTGAGTATCCTCACCTTCAGTGCTTCACAGCcagaacaaaaccccacaggCAATGTTTCACTGGCAGGTAGAGAAGCAATCTCATGGGACAACTCCctgtgaaatgtgcccatgGAGCAGTTACTCTTTGTTAGTCTGTAAACTCGTGGTGTTTAGGTGCTgttatctttcctttttttcaggtTGTGGAGCATTTAAACTGTATCACTGGCATTACTCCACAAAGCATTCTGGAGTTCTCCTACGCTGTGGTGAGGCGCATAGTTGGCAGCACCACACCCGAGCAGCACCACAGGAACTGTGGAGCCAAATCTCCCAAGAACAGAGTTCTGCCTCAGAAATAGAACCAGCCTGTCCATCCGGTCActggtgcagcagcaggaactgtCACACTGCTGACAAGTCTCTCCTCTGTGACAGCCCGTCAGTCACGTGTTAATTAGCAAAGCTCATCCTGCTGGGCATCTCACTCATGCTCTGAAGGGAGGCACAACAGCACCACAGCGTTTAGAAATGCCCCACAAGATTTATTGTAAGAGCTGCATCTTCTAAGTTGTGAATCTAAGCTCCCTTTGACCACAGAGACCCCTCAGAGGAGTTGTTTGAAAGGTGCTGCCATGCCTGGGGCTCAGCTGGGACCGGGATCGCTGGGAGCAGCTCTCACACCCGCATTACAAACGGGGCTATGCTGTCTCCTCTCGCTGCTTTTATACAATCCCTGTCTCACCTGTGATTGTTCCCTCTCTGCCAGCACTTGGAGCCTGTTTGCTCTTGCCCTACcacagccagcagtgcccaggctgCGTGTCCCTGTGAGTGCCAGGGGTTTGTGCTGGGCAAGGCACTGCTGGCTGAAAACACCTGGAGTATGGAATAGCTTTATTGTTTCCTCAGTGCAGCCCTGTgcaggaacaggctgcaggagagATTACAGTGTTAAAATGGTATCAAACCTTGTGCAAGTTCAGTAGCACAAAGAAGTGCTGATATGACTTagaaaatactttatttcaAACTGTAGTTACTCTTCAATGACCAGGCAGAGTTCTGGGAGTTTTTCCACATTATTCCCCGTTTGTAATGTTCTGCTTTTCCAACCTTGCATTAGCTGTAACAGAGTAGCATCAAACTCACAGTGTTCTGAAGTTTGACAATGATTTACGTGCATGGCCATAAACCCAAAAATACCAGTTCAGAATCCATTTAATAGCTGAGTTTTATTCTGTTCAGCTCAATGATACAACTTTGCATATTGCTTTTCTATAAACTACTTGTAATAATGGTATTTTAAATAAAGTGTCTTGTGGATTTTTGGTATTGTAAACATTTTGTACTGGTTAATATTAAGTGACATATTAATTTGTCTTTCTCCAACACAATGCAGAcactccacagctgccaggccaAGTTCTGACCTCAGTTATTTGTTATAGAATTGGGATGAGACCCAGGCGAGGCCCCATTTCAGGTTAGTTAACATGAATTTTAGTGCTTTTGTCCATTGCTCTTCAGAGTTAAACTGCGTTTTAATTGAGTAAGAGCCACCACTGCCACCTGTGTCTTCAATCTTTCCTTTCTCCACGTCCATCCTGTATCACACACAAGGTTTAATTAGTGCATTCCTACTGCAAACATTTAATCTCACTATGACATCAAGCACTATATTTTAAATCTGACATTCATGCTATCCTGTCAGaatactttgtttttaaagggaATTGAGCAGGCTTCAGGACTTCCCCAAGGGAGCTGGCTTTAAACTTCAATGAAACCAGCAAACACACATCACATGAGCAAACATCACATCATCCTGAAAGCCAGGACTGGAACAGCAAGCAGTGCTAGGGGGAGCATACTGGGGTTAATTTGACAGTTTTGTGGCAATACTCACCTGTAAGGCAAACAAAACCGAGTTTCACCTTTTTCCACTTCCTCTTTGAACTGTTGCACACAGTCCAGGAATGCCACCATGGCGTGATCAAACTTATTGTCCCAGAAGAACCTCAACCCTCCAGAGCAGTACAGGGGGAGCTCCTGGAAAAGAGGTTTGTATCAGGCACACCAAGCACTTGTTTTTGATATGGTCAGTGCAGCTTTTTAACCTCCCATGAAGCTTAAATTTGTCATGGGATGCTGAGAAATGGCTTGTGGCCCAGAGCAAGTGTGACAGGTTTTGTGCAAGTACCTGCCATGTGTGGGTACATGTTCCTGACTTCCACCAATCCCCAATCAGGCCATCTACCTGCCAATCACCCCAGAGCATGCCATCTGCCTCTGGCCATGTGTAGTGTGTCATTCAACAGTTCTGTCACTTTTATCACTGCTGGCTGGCAGCACCAGTGGCTCGATACAGGATTTGGAGTGAGATGTTACCATGTtggaggagctggggcagccagctctCCTGGACTCCACATTCATAGGGACCAAGTTTGTTTCCTGCATCCCCAGTGTGACCAGGGCTCTGGCACTCAAGCTCAATGTCCCAGGATTTGTATGGGATCTCTCACCTTGGATTTGTCCGTGAGGGACTCCAAATACGAGTGGTTGCCATAGGGGACAAGACGGTATCtgaaaaaaggagacagaattCAAAGGCACCCGAGTCTGCCTGTCCTCTGGGCTGTAAGGGAACTGTGTGTGGCAGTGCATGTACCTCTGAAACTTCAGGCCCATTTTGTTGGCCAGggcatgcagcagcagcacagtctgCCCCCAGGCAGCGTTGATCTCGTTCCACTCCACAGGAACGCTGGGGAGACGGCCAAGTCTGAAGTTATTTATTGTGCCAAACTGCCCGCTGTGCCTGTGATAAGAAGAATTATAAATaagtgtgctgggctgggaacagctcCTGGCCTGATAAACCAAACAGGGGCTGTGTCCCAacagcactgcacacacagtGCCAGCCGTGCACACGGAGGGTTTGGGCCTATTCTTAACAAGTGTCTAAATACCAAACACTTGTTCTCTTTTGGTtataaaaacacaacaaaaaccccaaccagcCCCCCTAAGCTACCTGCTCAGTGAACCCCAATGCCAGTGTCACTGCTGGCTGGCACAGGGGTTCCCAGTGCGTTACTGGGGCTGGCGAAAGAGCCGTTTCCCAGTCCCACAGCCTGGCACACCTTACTCAGCTGCCACTCCTGGGAGGTGGCATTCATTGCTTTGCTGGGAGGTAACTGTGAGCTGGCTTGCACCTTTCCTGTCAAATGCAGTGACTTAAACAGCCTCACACTGCAGATTCCAAGAAAATTGATGTGACATTCCAGTGTCTGCGTTACCAGATGTGAAAGGTTGCGTTGAACACGttggttttctttaatttatcCAACTGCATCTGGGCGTAACGCATTTGGTTGTCCACACTTTTCAGCTCAtcatccagctccagctgttgcCTCTTGAACTCACAGTATTCCTTCTGATACCTTTGAGCAAAAGCAAGACAAGAAGGGCTGACTGCTGGCTGCTACATCAGAGTGACAGCTCTGCAGGCCACTTTGGTCTGGCCACCTTTCCTTCTGCAGAGAACGAGCCACTGGCGTTTGGGCACATTTACAGGTTTCTCATGTTACAACCTCATTTATCAGTTGCCTCCAACCCCTGCCACAAGCTGCAGATGCAGTTCACTCACTgagcctcctcctgctccagccgcTCGGCCTCTGCCCTGACTCTCTCAAAGTCCTCAGCCACAATCTTGCGGTTCTTCTCAACATCCTCCAGCTCCTGaatcagctgctcctcctccagTGCCAGTTCTTTCAGTTCTGTCTGCAGCTTCTCTTTATCATCCTCATTCATCTGTTCCAGTATCTCCAGACATCTCCTAAAGGACGACAATAGGATTACCAAAACATGTACCCTGGTTAAGTCCTGCACTGCCAGTCCCCAGTTCTGTGGCAGCCCCTGCACCTCTTGTCAGCCCCAAGCTCTCTGCACTGATCATGCCTCAAGCTACAGCAGCTCTGTCTCGGGTCATCTCTGGATCACTCACTTGTAGTTCTGGCACTCATTCTCCGTGATGTTGAGCTGTGTGTCCAGCTGGTCCAGTAGAGTGTCTGTGCACTCCTCACACAGTGGGTGATCCACATCCGTCTGCCCAGACATGATGTCAAAGAGGTCGCCAGTGACCTGCAGGAAGAGCTCACATTAGTGCAAGTGAAACCACACTGCCTGCTGGTTTTCAGCAGCTTCAGTTTGCAGAAGTCTTCTTTTGCAGGTCAAATATTGATTCAAATAACCTGGCTTTACTGAACTACTCACCAAACAAACCCCTGGAAAGCAAATGCTACGGGAAACTTTGCAGTTTAGTTTTGCAGACCATCAAGAAAAACTGAAGCTCCATTCCCAAGCATCTGAGTTTAGCAGCTCACGACCCACTTGCCTTCAGTCTCCGGCTGAGGTTTTCCATCGTGCCACCATCCGACGCCTCTCCGATCAGCGTGAAACTGTTGGCGCTTTCCGTTGACATCATTCTTGGAAAGAACGTTACTGAGGTGAGTGTCAAGGTTCATGAGGAGGCAGCTCAAGTGCCACACCTGAATCTGGGGCTGGGTCAGGGAGAAGCGAGAGCAGGAGACTGGGGCAGCCCGTGTTTTAGGGGTTCTGTCGGGTTTGTGCTGACCCGCAGTTGAGGAGAAATGCCCCAAGAATGTGCAGTTCTGCGTTCAAACTGCCAAGGAGCCCGAGGGCCACGGGGATCCTGCAGGGGAAACTCTAAGGGGTCACAGGAGCTCTCCCGTGTGACCCCCCACCATGAGGGGGGGGGCAGGGCATTCTCAGGCGCTGTCACAACATCGGCTCAAGCTGCGCGGAGGGAGCGGCCAGGCTCCGAGCTAGGCCATACCTGGCTGGCGGGATGAACCTCCTGGACACGCCATCCTGCCGGTTCTCCGCGAAGGCTTCCTGGGGGCAAGGAAGCATCGTTACCGGCAGGCCCGGGGGAGCTACCGCCGCGCCCCCCCGCGCCCAGCCCCGCCATACCTCCGTCAGGGCGCTCTCCTCTTCGTGCAGGTCCCCGGGCCTGGCAGGGGCTGCGGTCACCAGCGGGGCTGTGGGAGAGAAGGCGTCAGCCGGGCCCAGGCCTGGGCCCTtaccccagccccggcccccccaccccgccgCGGCCCGGTACCGGTGAGCTCCTGGATGGTGAGGCGGTCAAGGACTTTGAAGGAGGTGTCGAGCTTGAGCGGCTGGCAGCAGCGCTGGCACACGA
Encoded proteins:
- the WNK4 gene encoding serine/threonine-protein kinase WNK4 isoform X2, whose protein sequence is MLAAEPAAAGAMSQPEAERADSGSEPQPEPEPGPGLTGRTPHRSRSRRPSGPDSRRASSRFSRRSSAELELLGYPAPDGVRGGSPPPPPSAVGLREPEETESEEVETRAVATSPDGRFLKFDIEIGRGSFKTVYKGLDTETTVEVAWCELQTRKLSKTERQRFSEEVEMLKGLQHPNIVRFYDSWKSTIKGQICIVLVTELMTSGTLKTYLKRFKEMKLKVLQRWSRQILKGLHFLHTRSPPIIHRDLKCDNIFITGPTGSVKIGDLGLATLKRASFAKSVIGTPEFMAPEMYEEKYDEAVDVYAFGMCMLEMATSEYPYSECQNAAQIYRKVTSGLKPSSFYKVKVPELKEIIEGCIRMDKNERYTIQDLLEHSFFQEDTGVHVELAEEDDGVKSGLKLWLRMDDTKKLHGKYKDNNAIEFLFELYKDVAEEVAQEMVVLGFVCEADYKLVAKAVRDRVVAIKRKREKLKRAQDAPSPAEPEQPPGVLRLLEELKSPLPPGAPTPALATPGSGDSVFSSTFPLEPEEPEADQHQHFTYRHTSYSSATSDCETDGYLSSSGFLDSPDLAPRSFVAVDPTSPRPTRPVRCFPTSIAVQLPTERLPPASGFSSSVDSYTSDVASGMSDGCEGLSASEQSSKLPPKRASGKLLRRRARSRLRITNISDKSDRVVECQLQTYNNKMVTFKFDLDGDNPEEIAAAMVHNEFILKSERDSFISRIRDIIHRVETLLRKDGRSSTELPKGPEAESAVGSPVDLQLQGLSRSISSSSSLSDLSCTSPSLPVQSPVLPLLSRSPSETNLASPVEPLAAPAPLGSPTGSAQTWPLVSMTPAWLTSSPALPLTPPRTPGGPVPPALPQALLSPQPLPTSPVPYEPSSPLSPPVTSTPLSPTAPLLSLANVFSLAVMTVAHTVSSIASSGGHLYPPMLPRPQSLVLGAPRFVYPDPTSRDKPVPPGSGTLEPAGSDVPTAGGPISSLPSTPAPVHPTSSEPMGSPLQLLSTSTSGSPEGSTVLPGSPKPSHSLIISEAPAPSVPKAQLSPINEETKPQVLGRFQVMPAKDLAVTSPVLGSSDGEQHSTEPAASGSPPPVVPDTGHSSSSDLDVVLEAAEQDPKAEEVSAEGGTVPVAPVGSDREGPGEESTENAPQAMLSQVWLSYSRSLSYVSSDDTESEDEEIWEELQNLRQKHLAEVQLLQSAQKKEIEELYLRMGKQPPPGIVSPAAMLSSRQRRLSKGSFNPSRRNSLQRLELAQPAGIMRRNSLSGSSTGSQEQRLNKGVTFADDLGRMLAGQD